A stretch of Mesorhizobium sp. M2A.F.Ca.ET.046.03.2.1 DNA encodes these proteins:
- a CDS encoding peptidyl-prolyl cis-trans isomerase has protein sequence MLGILRSAAGTWVAKALLLLLVLSFAAWGITTRMVGGVLGGHHAVITAGGTEVSINEYRLAYDRQLSMLSQQYGQRVTQEQAKLLGVDNQVLAQLVSGAVLDEQARKLGLGLSKDRLAELTREDPAFKGPSGQFDRRTFEYLLRQLNMRPEDYLKNRSQVAVRQQIVEAISDGLKVPQTFLKAVSLYRGEDRTIDYLVLPKTLVQPIEAPSASALNAYFDANKKNYAAPEYRKFSYVRLEPQDIADPSAVTDQQVSDDYKKNVARYTTPEMRTIEQLVFKTPDAAKAALDSLKAGATFDKLVTAEGKTQADTLLGTLSRDKIADKAVADAAFSLNANEVSQVVQGAFGPVLLRVTEIKPQVVKPLSEVSDQIRKDLALGEASRILLDVHDSYEDTRASGASLAQAADKLKLKVVTIDAIDRTGQRPDGTVVNDLPQSADLIKAVFAAEPNTENEGLTTADNGFVFYEVQSVTPARDRTLDEVRKKVVADWTEAETDKRLNAKAQELEKRLKAGTTLDVIAGELKLDKQTKRGLKREADDADFGKEGAAAMFGVGEGGTGLIPSPTGDGQILFKVAEVFEPAGADGSTVPDEAQKSFGAGMSDDLLDQLVAQLQSQYDVRIDPNAVSQAQTR, from the coding sequence ATGCTTGGTATATTGAGAAGCGCGGCGGGCACCTGGGTCGCGAAAGCGCTGCTGTTGTTGCTGGTCCTGAGCTTTGCCGCCTGGGGCATTACCACGCGCATGGTGGGCGGCGTTCTGGGCGGCCATCACGCGGTGATCACTGCCGGCGGCACCGAGGTCTCGATCAACGAATACCGCCTCGCCTACGATCGTCAGCTCTCGATGTTGTCGCAGCAATATGGCCAGCGCGTCACCCAGGAACAGGCCAAGCTGCTCGGTGTCGACAATCAGGTGCTGGCGCAGCTCGTGTCGGGCGCTGTGCTCGACGAACAGGCGCGCAAGCTCGGCCTCGGCCTTTCCAAGGACCGGCTGGCCGAACTGACGCGCGAGGATCCGGCTTTCAAGGGCCCCAGCGGCCAGTTCGATCGCCGGACGTTCGAATACCTCCTTCGCCAGCTCAACATGCGGCCCGAGGATTATCTCAAGAACCGCTCGCAGGTGGCCGTGCGCCAGCAAATCGTCGAGGCGATCTCCGACGGGCTGAAAGTGCCGCAGACCTTCCTCAAGGCGGTCTCGCTCTACCGCGGCGAGGACCGCACGATCGACTATCTGGTGCTGCCGAAAACGCTGGTGCAGCCGATCGAGGCGCCGTCCGCCAGCGCCCTCAACGCCTATTTCGACGCCAACAAGAAGAACTACGCCGCGCCGGAATACCGCAAGTTCTCCTATGTCCGGCTGGAACCGCAGGACATCGCGGATCCGTCCGCGGTGACCGACCAGCAGGTCAGCGACGACTATAAGAAGAATGTCGCGCGCTACACGACGCCCGAGATGCGCACCATCGAGCAGCTGGTGTTCAAGACGCCGGACGCGGCCAAGGCGGCTTTGGATTCGCTGAAGGCTGGCGCCACCTTCGACAAGCTCGTCACCGCCGAAGGCAAGACGCAGGCCGACACGCTGCTCGGCACGCTGTCCAGGGACAAGATCGCCGACAAGGCGGTTGCCGACGCGGCCTTCTCGCTCAATGCCAACGAGGTAAGCCAGGTCGTCCAGGGCGCCTTCGGTCCCGTGCTCCTGCGCGTCACGGAGATCAAGCCGCAGGTCGTGAAGCCGCTTTCGGAAGTGTCCGACCAGATCCGCAAGGACCTGGCGCTCGGCGAGGCAAGCCGCATCCTGCTCGACGTGCATGACAGCTACGAGGACACCCGCGCCTCGGGCGCCTCGCTTGCCCAGGCCGCCGACAAGCTGAAGCTCAAGGTCGTCACCATTGACGCTATCGACCGCACCGGCCAGCGGCCGGACGGCACCGTAGTCAACGACCTGCCGCAATCGGCCGATCTCATCAAGGCGGTGTTCGCGGCCGAGCCCAATACCGAGAATGAAGGCCTGACGACCGCCGACAACGGTTTCGTCTTCTACGAGGTGCAGTCGGTCACGCCGGCGCGCGACCGCACGCTGGATGAGGTCCGCAAGAAGGTCGTGGCCGACTGGACGGAAGCCGAGACCGACAAGCGGCTCAACGCGAAGGCGCAGGAGCTCGAGAAGCGCCTCAAGGCCGGCACCACGCTCGACGTCATCGCCGGCGAGCTCAAGCTCGACAAACAGACCAAGCGCGGCTTGAAGCGCGAAGCCGACGATGCCGATTTCGGCAAGGAGGGTGCCGCCGCCATGTTCGGAGTCGGCGAAGGCGGCACCGGCCTGATCCCCTCGCCCACCGGCGACGGCCAGATCCTGTTCAAGGTCGCCGAGGTCTTCGAGCCGGCTGGCGCCGACGGCAGCACGGTGCCGGACGAGGCGCAGAAATCCTTCGGCGCCGGCATGTCCGACGACCTGCTCGACCAGCTGGTGGCGCAACTGCAGTCGCAATATGACGTTCGCATCGATCCGAACGCCGTTTCGCAAGCACAGACACGATGA
- the trpD gene encoding anthranilate phosphoribosyltransferase: protein MSALKTHIAKVATGTALSFEEAREAFDIIMSGDATPGQIGGFLMALRVRGETVGEISGAVATMRAKMLRVEAPQGAIDIVGTGGDNSHSVNISTASAFVIAAAGVPVAKHGNRGLSSLTGSADVLTALGVRIDISPEMIGRCIHEAGVGFMFAPAHHPAMKHVGPTRVELGTRTIFNLLGPLSNPAGVSRQMVGVFLPEWIMPVAETLKALGAEHAWVVHGDGYDEITTTGETQVAELAGGEIRTFALTPEAVGLKRHTKEELRGGDAAYNARQLRDMLGGAAGAYRDTVLMNAGAGLVVAGKATTLADGIAAAAQAIDSGRALAVLDKLVEISNG, encoded by the coding sequence ATGAGCGCGCTGAAGACACATATCGCCAAGGTCGCCACCGGCACCGCGCTTTCCTTCGAGGAAGCCCGCGAGGCGTTCGACATCATCATGTCGGGCGACGCGACGCCCGGCCAGATCGGCGGCTTCCTGATGGCGCTGCGCGTGCGCGGCGAGACCGTGGGCGAGATATCCGGCGCGGTCGCCACGATGCGCGCCAAGATGCTGCGTGTCGAGGCGCCGCAGGGCGCCATCGACATCGTCGGCACCGGCGGCGACAATTCGCACTCGGTCAACATCTCGACCGCTTCGGCCTTCGTCATCGCCGCCGCCGGGGTGCCGGTCGCCAAGCACGGGAATCGCGGCCTGTCCTCGCTGACCGGCTCCGCCGATGTGCTGACGGCGCTGGGCGTCAGAATAGATATCTCGCCGGAAATGATCGGCCGCTGCATCCATGAGGCCGGCGTCGGCTTCATGTTCGCGCCGGCGCATCATCCGGCGATGAAGCATGTCGGGCCGACCCGGGTCGAGCTCGGTACGCGCACCATCTTCAATCTGCTCGGACCGCTGTCGAACCCCGCCGGCGTCAGCCGCCAGATGGTCGGCGTCTTCCTGCCGGAATGGATCATGCCGGTGGCCGAGACGCTGAAGGCGCTGGGCGCCGAGCACGCCTGGGTCGTCCATGGCGATGGCTATGACGAGATCACGACCACGGGCGAGACGCAGGTTGCGGAGCTTGCCGGCGGCGAGATCCGCACCTTCGCCCTGACGCCGGAAGCCGTCGGGCTGAAGCGGCACACCAAGGAAGAGCTACGCGGCGGCGACGCGGCCTACAACGCCAGGCAACTGCGCGATATGTTGGGTGGCGCCGCCGGCGCCTATCGCGACACGGTGCTGATGAACGCCGGCGCCGGTCTGGTTGTGGCCGGCAAGGCGACGACGCTTGCCGACGGCATCGCGGCGGCGGCGCAAGCGATCGACAGTGGCCGCGCCCTCGCGGTGCTGGACAAGCTCGTCGAGATTTCGAACGGATAA